A segment of the Siphonobacter curvatus genome:
GTATCCGGAAAACCCGCGGGGATTTGCGGAATTTAAACTACAGAATCCGGTAGCCGTAGGCGATACCTTTTGGGTGGCGTACCAGCAACTTTCGGAAGATCAGCTGGCCATTGGACTGGATAAAAACAGTACGCACTTTTCCAATCAGATTTATTACAATCTCGGTAACGAATGGGCTCAGAACACTAATCTACAGGGAGCTTTGATGATTCGTCCGGTTATGGGTGGACAAGCGAGCGAGGTAGTTACGGGCGTAGAGGAAATCAGGGAAAATGATCTAAGAATTCATCCTAATCCGAGTTTTGGGCGTATTCGCTGGAATCTTGACAGCTTCCGTTCCCTGGAAGTACTGGACCTTTCGGGACGCACACTCTGGTCAAAATCCGACCTACCGGAACCCGCGGCCGATTTATCGGGCCTCAGCCGGGGACTGTACCTGCTGCGTCTGTCGAATGGGAAGCAAACCCTGGTGAAAAAACTGGTCGTTGAAAAGTAAGTTGTGCGAACATTTTACTTGCTTTGCCCTAACTAATGGGGACACTAACGGCTACTCGCTGAACGTTCAGCAGAAAAGGGCTGCTTAGCAACCCCTAATGATTTGCTTTTTTAACCGTTTACCAAACGCTACGACACATGGATATTTCTGTGCAGGAACTGAAGGAACGCCTCGACAAAGGTGAAAAAATAAACCTGATTGATGTTCGCAATCCCGACGAGTACGAAGAGCAAAACCTGGGTGGTACGCTGATTCCGCTGGGCGATCTGCCTGACCGGATCGACGAACTGGAACCGATGAAAAATGAAGAAGTCATTATTCACTGCCGTTCTGGTGCCCGCTCCGCCCGAGCTCAGCAGTTTTTGGAAAGTCAGGGCTTTACGAACGTTCGCAATGTACTGGGAGGCATTCTGGCGTACAACGAAATCGAATCGAAGTAAGCATACACGAAACGCTCAGGGCCTGTATAGACCCTGAGCGTTTTTATTTTTACAGCTATGGAAGCTATTTCTGCCTTTGAATTAAAACGTCGTCTGGATGCGGGCGAAGACCTTCGAATTCTGGACATCCGAACGCCCTA
Coding sequences within it:
- a CDS encoding rhodanese-like domain-containing protein produces the protein MDISVQELKERLDKGEKINLIDVRNPDEYEEQNLGGTLIPLGDLPDRIDELEPMKNEEVIIHCRSGARSARAQQFLESQGFTNVRNVLGGILAYNEIESK